Proteins encoded within one genomic window of Nitrospina gracilis 3/211:
- a CDS encoding gamma carbonic anhydrase family protein, with the protein MIQTFIDKTPQVHSSAWVADNARVIGDVVIGESSSVWFNATVRGDINHIRIGKRTNIQDGCVLHVARKTLPLIIGDEVTVGHNAVLHACTIQNQCLIGMSATVMDGAEVGENSIVGAGALVTPGTKIPPRSLAVGSPARVKRELTDEEIRSIRESAAHYVADLEHYFE; encoded by the coding sequence ATGATCCAAACTTTCATCGACAAAACACCTCAAGTTCATTCCTCCGCGTGGGTTGCGGACAACGCCCGGGTGATCGGCGATGTCGTCATCGGCGAATCCAGCAGTGTCTGGTTCAACGCCACCGTCCGCGGGGACATCAATCACATCCGCATCGGCAAGCGCACCAACATTCAGGATGGATGCGTTCTGCATGTCGCCCGCAAAACCCTGCCGCTCATCATCGGTGACGAAGTGACCGTCGGCCACAATGCGGTTCTTCATGCCTGCACCATACAGAACCAGTGCCTGATCGGTATGAGCGCAACGGTCATGGACGGTGCGGAGGTCGGCGAAAACAGCATCGTCGGTGCCGGCGCGCTGGTGACCCCCGGTACCAAAATCCCGCCGCGAAGCCTTGCCGTCGGTTCGCCCGCGCGGGTGAAGCGCGAATTGACGGACGAGGAAATCCGCAGCATCCGCGAGTCCGCCGCGCATTACGTTGCGGACCTCGAACATTATTTCGAGTGA
- a CDS encoding MTAP family purine nucleoside phosphorylase, producing MQANLAVIGGSGAYHLLTRNLLGEEASCSSKSTPFGESAPLHEFRFGETTFLFLSRHGETDYSLTAPFVNYRANIYALKECGVQRIIAWSGPGIINRAYRPGEFVLPHDVIDETRNRESTFFKGRGVGFIRQSHPFCPEVRDALHESMHLSGLTHHDKAVYVCTQGPRLESPAEIRKFRIVGADLVGMTLCPEAFLARELEICYAPVCYLTNYAEGVVERDFKKGELFEGMQSSEEKTQVEAAVQRFPSIIAGAFTQLMDRTPQCNCPHALQRYRDKGMIGDDWREWVGPP from the coding sequence ATGCAAGCTAACCTCGCAGTCATCGGTGGCAGTGGCGCTTATCACCTGTTGACCCGGAACCTGCTGGGCGAGGAAGCTTCCTGTTCATCGAAATCCACCCCGTTCGGCGAAAGCGCCCCTCTGCATGAATTCCGTTTCGGCGAAACAACGTTTCTGTTTCTGTCCCGGCACGGAGAGACCGACTACTCCCTCACCGCACCGTTTGTCAATTACCGTGCCAATATTTACGCGCTGAAAGAATGCGGGGTGCAACGCATCATTGCGTGGAGCGGACCCGGAATCATCAATCGTGCCTACCGTCCCGGCGAGTTCGTCCTGCCTCACGATGTGATCGACGAAACCCGTAACCGCGAATCCACATTTTTTAAGGGCCGGGGAGTGGGATTCATCCGTCAAAGCCATCCCTTCTGCCCTGAGGTGCGCGACGCCCTGCACGAAAGCATGCATCTCTCGGGGTTGACCCACCACGATAAAGCCGTGTACGTGTGCACGCAGGGGCCGCGGCTGGAATCGCCCGCCGAAATCAGAAAATTCCGCATTGTCGGTGCGGACCTTGTCGGCATGACGCTGTGCCCGGAGGCGTTTCTGGCGCGCGAGCTCGAAATCTGCTACGCGCCGGTCTGTTACCTCACCAACTACGCGGAAGGTGTGGTCGAGCGGGATTTTAAAAAAGGGGAACTGTTCGAAGGCATGCAAAGCAGTGAAGAGAAGACGCAGGTGGAGGCGGCGGTGCAGCGTTTCCCGTCCATTATCGCCGGGGCCTTCACCCAACTGATGGATCGGACCCCGCAGTGCAACTGCCCGCACGCTCTCCAACGTTACCGGGACAAGGGCATGATCGGCGACGACTGGCGCGAATGGGTGGGCCCACCCTGA
- a CDS encoding YchJ family protein gives MKDCPCGLDSPYTDCCGRLIRGSGYADTAEDLMRARYSAFVMKEWKFLVNTLCAEERADKSPKDFEEGLGPVTWRRLDVHGSRKGGVGDDTGTVEYVAHFTEDGADKSLHETASFVKEAGRWVYSEAKSKSHVHAEGQSCGHEPAEPKKPFVRDQPKVGRNDPCPCGSGKKYKKCCSK, from the coding sequence ATGAAAGACTGCCCCTGCGGGCTCGATTCCCCGTACACCGACTGTTGCGGCCGGTTGATCCGCGGATCGGGCTACGCCGATACGGCCGAAGACCTGATGCGTGCCCGCTACAGCGCGTTCGTCATGAAGGAATGGAAGTTCCTCGTCAATACCTTGTGCGCCGAAGAGCGGGCGGACAAATCCCCCAAAGATTTTGAAGAAGGGCTGGGCCCCGTCACGTGGCGACGGCTGGATGTGCATGGTTCCCGGAAAGGGGGCGTCGGCGACGACACCGGCACCGTCGAGTACGTCGCGCATTTCACCGAAGACGGTGCGGACAAATCCCTGCACGAGACCGCGTCCTTTGTAAAAGAAGCGGGGCGGTGGGTGTACAGTGAGGCCAAGTCAAAATCGCACGTGCATGCCGAGGGACAAAGTTGCGGCCACGAACCCGCCGAGCCGAAGAAACCCTTCGTCCGCGACCAGCCGAAAGTGGGCCGGAACGATCCGTGTCCCTGCGGCAGTGGAAAGAAGTACAAGAAATGTTGCAGCAAGTGA
- the bamE gene encoding outer membrane protein assembly factor BamE domain-containing protein, with translation MNWKRVMATVTVSALVFSGCASSGAQGQGNVKQMTIGTVQSEIKMGMSAAQVAEALGSPNIVTTDEKRREVWIYDKVSSNRVDTSSSAYGTLIILGGSTRSGSSTSTQKTMTIIIKFDENKMVRDFAYNFTQF, from the coding sequence ATGAATTGGAAACGCGTAATGGCAACGGTGACGGTGAGCGCTTTGGTTTTCTCCGGCTGTGCGAGCTCCGGTGCGCAGGGTCAGGGAAACGTGAAGCAGATGACCATCGGCACCGTGCAAAGCGAGATCAAGATGGGTATGTCGGCGGCGCAGGTGGCGGAAGCGCTGGGTTCGCCCAACATTGTCACCACCGACGAAAAGCGGCGCGAGGTGTGGATTTACGACAAGGTGTCCTCCAACCGCGTGGACACCAGCAGTTCGGCGTACGGGACCCTCATCATTCTTGGCGGGAGCACCCGTTCCGGTTCCAGCACCAGCACGCAAAAGACCATGACCATCATCATCAAGTTCGATGAAAACAAAATGGTACGGGACTTTGCCTACAACTTCACTCAGTTCTGA